In the genome of Rhodoplanes sp. Z2-YC6860, one region contains:
- a CDS encoding tripartite tricarboxylate transporter substrate-binding protein, with protein sequence MLTRRKLLAGLSSTLVSVRTVAAASAAAYPTRPITVIVPFPAGGPTDIIARVVSEKMSAHLAQPIIVENITGAAGTIGAGRVAHAVPDGYTLCVGFLGTHVLNGAVYKLDYDIVKDFEPIALLASNPQLIVARKDLLARDLKELIAWLKANPGKATQGSAGIGSPAHVSGAYFQQASGTTFQFAQYRGAAPAMQDLVGGHVDLMFDQPPNSLPNVRAGSIKALAVTAKARLPSAPDIPTVDEAGLPGFYISVWSGMWAPKGTPREIVSTLNRAVADALGHESVQSRLADLGQEVPPRDQQTAAALARYQAAEVDKWWPIVKSMNLKLE encoded by the coding sequence GTGCTGACACGCAGAAAGCTTTTGGCCGGACTCTCGTCCACTCTGGTTTCAGTCCGCACAGTCGCGGCCGCCTCGGCTGCGGCTTACCCAACGAGGCCGATCACCGTGATCGTGCCATTTCCCGCAGGCGGTCCCACCGACATCATCGCCCGCGTCGTGTCGGAAAAAATGAGCGCACATCTGGCTCAGCCGATCATTGTCGAGAATATCACCGGCGCCGCCGGGACAATCGGCGCGGGCCGCGTGGCTCATGCAGTCCCTGATGGCTATACGCTTTGCGTCGGATTCCTGGGCACCCATGTGCTCAACGGAGCCGTCTACAAGCTCGACTACGACATCGTGAAGGATTTCGAGCCAATCGCGCTGCTGGCAAGCAATCCTCAATTGATTGTCGCCAGAAAAGACCTGCTGGCGCGCGATTTGAAGGAATTGATCGCGTGGCTGAAGGCAAATCCCGGCAAGGCGACGCAGGGATCGGCCGGCATCGGCAGCCCGGCGCACGTCAGTGGCGCGTATTTCCAACAGGCCAGCGGCACCACGTTCCAGTTTGCGCAGTACCGCGGTGCGGCTCCAGCCATGCAGGATCTCGTCGGAGGCCACGTCGATCTCATGTTCGATCAGCCTCCGAATTCGTTGCCGAACGTTCGTGCCGGTTCGATCAAGGCCCTCGCGGTGACCGCCAAGGCGCGGTTGCCCTCCGCGCCCGATATTCCAACCGTCGATGAGGCCGGCTTGCCGGGATTCTATATTTCAGTGTGGTCTGGCATGTGGGCGCCGAAAGGCACGCCACGGGAGATTGTTTCGACATTGAACAGGGCTGTGGCCGATGCTTTGGGCCACGAGTCTGTCCAGAGCCGGCTTGCCGACTTGGGCCAGGAGGTGCCGCCGCGCGATCAGCAGACCGCGGCCGCGCTTGCCAGATACCAAGCGGCGGAAGTCGACAAGTGGTGGCCGATCGTCAAATCGATGAACTTGAAGCTTGAATGA
- a CDS encoding NAD(P)/FAD-dependent oxidoreductase: MPEVKPDSEVAVIGAGPAGLMAAEVLAERGARVTVYDRMPSAGRKFLMAGRGGLNLTHSESLPDFLKRYGDAAPRLRAAIEAFPPDAVRAWCERLGQETFVGTSGRVFPKVLKASPLLRAWLRRLAGAGVEFRFRHRWFGWDENGALLFETPDGRAGVKPDATILGLGGASWPRLGSDGGWVDALTSSGVAVTPLRPANSGFTVNWSGIFRDRFEGQPLKRIALSFGPQTVRGEAMITRSGLEGGAIYALSSPLRESIASTGDAVLHVALRPDLTVAELMERLAAPRGKQSLSTFLRKAAGLSPPAIGLLQEAAASASLKLATLDPAALAALINAVPVRLTGTASIERAISTAGGIALGEIDEHFMLRGRPGTFVAGEMLDWEAPTGGYLLQAAFATGVAAARGALATFAERGITAL; encoded by the coding sequence ATGCCTGAGGTGAAGCCCGATTCCGAAGTGGCCGTGATCGGTGCCGGGCCCGCGGGGCTCATGGCCGCCGAGGTGCTGGCGGAGCGCGGCGCGCGCGTGACGGTTTACGACCGCATGCCTTCGGCCGGCCGCAAGTTCCTGATGGCCGGGCGGGGCGGGCTCAACCTGACTCACAGCGAGAGTCTGCCGGACTTTCTCAAGCGCTATGGCGACGCCGCGCCAAGACTTCGCGCTGCGATCGAAGCCTTTCCGCCGGATGCGGTTCGCGCCTGGTGCGAACGGCTCGGCCAGGAAACCTTCGTCGGCACCAGCGGCCGGGTGTTTCCCAAGGTGCTGAAAGCCTCGCCGCTGCTGCGGGCGTGGCTGCGCCGGCTCGCGGGTGCGGGCGTCGAGTTCAGGTTTCGCCATCGTTGGTTTGGCTGGGATGAGAACGGTGCCCTGCTGTTCGAAACGCCGGACGGCCGTGCCGGTGTGAAACCCGATGCGACCATCCTGGGGCTCGGCGGCGCAAGCTGGCCGCGGCTTGGGTCGGACGGTGGCTGGGTCGATGCGCTGACATCGTCCGGTGTTGCTGTGACTCCGCTCCGGCCGGCGAACTCAGGCTTCACGGTCAATTGGTCCGGCATCTTCCGTGATCGTTTCGAAGGCCAGCCGCTCAAGCGCATTGCGCTGTCGTTCGGTCCGCAGACCGTCCGCGGTGAAGCGATGATCACGCGAAGCGGCCTCGAAGGCGGTGCGATTTATGCGCTGTCGTCGCCGCTGCGCGAGAGTATCGCTTCAACGGGCGACGCCGTGCTGCACGTCGCGCTGCGGCCTGATCTCACGGTGGCCGAGCTGATGGAGCGGCTCGCCGCGCCGCGCGGCAAGCAATCGCTTTCGACATTCCTGCGCAAGGCCGCCGGGCTTTCGCCGCCCGCGATCGGCCTCCTCCAGGAAGCCGCCGCCTCAGCCTCGCTGAAACTTGCCACGCTCGATCCCGCAGCGCTCGCGGCTCTGATCAACGCGGTGCCGGTGCGGCTCACCGGAACCGCATCCATCGAACGCGCCATCTCCACCGCCGGCGGCATCGCGCTCGGCGAGATCGACGAGCATTTCATGCTGCGCGGCAGGCCCGGCACCTTCGTGGCCGGCGAGATGCTGGACTGGGAGGCGCCAACCGGCGGTTATCTGCTGCAAGCCGCATTTGCGACCGGGGTCGCAGCCGCCCGCGGTGCGCTGGCCACCTTTGCCGAACGCGGGATCACGGCCTTGTGA
- a CDS encoding LysR family transcriptional regulator, giving the protein MDEAGRIERRIGLHNLRILKTVIEAGSMGKAASLLATSQPAISRAIAELEQAFGVRLLDRNAKGIEATDYGRALFKRGTAVFDELRQGIRDIQAMSDPTTGELTIGASIAIAEGFICSIITRLLQRHPRLRFQVHATDTGTAYQDLLTRKVDLAVVHLVHPPSQELMNVEVLLQDPHVVIAGAQNPLARRQRITLAQLVDEPWVFPISDQPYGSVVSHAFRTQGLTVPPAIVGSTLPLRTSMLMTGPYLSMVPRIVAQFPPKDRWLKVLPVNLPGTERPLALLTLKNRTLNPFADLFADNVRGAAKLLSK; this is encoded by the coding sequence ATGGACGAAGCCGGTCGCATCGAGCGCCGTATCGGCCTGCATAATTTGCGTATTTTAAAGACCGTCATCGAGGCAGGCAGTATGGGCAAAGCCGCGAGCCTGCTGGCGACATCGCAGCCGGCAATCTCCAGGGCGATTGCGGAGCTGGAGCAGGCATTCGGTGTCCGGCTGCTCGATCGCAACGCGAAGGGGATTGAAGCGACGGACTACGGTCGCGCGCTTTTCAAACGAGGAACTGCGGTATTCGACGAGCTCCGGCAGGGCATCCGGGACATTCAGGCAATGTCCGATCCGACGACCGGCGAGCTGACAATCGGCGCTTCGATCGCCATCGCCGAGGGCTTTATTTGCAGCATCATCACCCGACTCCTGCAGCGCCACCCCCGACTGCGGTTCCAGGTGCACGCCACGGACACAGGGACCGCCTACCAGGACCTACTGACGCGCAAGGTCGATCTCGCCGTCGTGCATCTCGTTCATCCGCCGAGCCAGGAGCTCATGAACGTCGAGGTGCTGCTGCAAGACCCGCATGTCGTCATTGCGGGGGCCCAGAATCCTCTCGCGCGGCGACAACGGATCACCCTGGCGCAGTTGGTGGATGAGCCGTGGGTGTTCCCGATTTCGGATCAGCCGTATGGCAGTGTGGTCAGCCATGCGTTTCGCACCCAAGGTTTGACGGTGCCCCCGGCCATTGTCGGTTCGACCTTGCCGCTGCGCACGTCCATGCTCATGACCGGCCCTTATCTGTCGATGGTGCCGCGCATCGTGGCGCAGTTTCCACCGAAGGATCGATGGCTCAAGGTCTTGCCGGTCAACCTCCCTGGCACGGAACGGCCCTTGGCGCTCCTGACTCTCAAAAATCGGACACTCAATCCATTCGCCGATCTGTTTGCCGACAATGTGCGCGGAGCGGCGAAACTTCTTTCCAAGTAA
- a CDS encoding MFS transporter produces the protein MTEFFKSFASAITTFWRAPRPAQVGMGLFFAASVADGILMPFFALWAHNVAGIPIEFIGLLLGCYAGGELVATPFVGGIADRLGRRPVLLISTIGVGSGFVLLYVVHGAFAAAVALIIIGVFESVLHPTASTVIADVVPAEARRRHFAARRVMSNAGSMAGPALGALLALHSLGLVFLGAGITLLLAALVIAVCLTETRPPGAAPGEDDDDDSLLVLTAAFRDRRLAALMVPVALIELAASWIGAIVPLYAETGGTLTASGIGLLFAYAGAIGVVLQMPITHATERMRGSRIVLWAGVVQAAAFACLFLSPALPSLVAAVTLLALAGMLTGPLVQSIVTELAPRTAQATYQAAFGVVGDIRDAAGPAIGTWLFAFAAVLPWGAGAVLSIAASLGLVSVMRRHEQPEGVSDSPPSDRYDEMQRPQ, from the coding sequence GTGACAGAGTTCTTCAAAAGCTTCGCATCGGCCATCACGACATTCTGGCGCGCGCCCCGTCCCGCCCAGGTCGGCATGGGTCTGTTCTTTGCCGCATCGGTCGCGGACGGCATTCTCATGCCGTTCTTCGCACTGTGGGCGCACAATGTTGCGGGCATCCCGATCGAATTCATCGGCTTGCTGCTCGGCTGCTACGCCGGCGGCGAGCTCGTGGCGACGCCGTTCGTCGGCGGCATCGCGGATCGTCTCGGCCGCCGGCCGGTGCTGCTGATCTCGACCATCGGGGTCGGCAGCGGTTTCGTGCTGCTGTACGTGGTGCACGGCGCCTTTGCGGCCGCTGTGGCGCTGATCATCATCGGCGTGTTCGAGAGCGTGCTGCACCCGACCGCTTCGACGGTCATTGCGGACGTCGTCCCAGCCGAGGCGCGGCGCCGGCATTTCGCGGCGCGCCGGGTGATGTCGAACGCCGGCAGCATGGCCGGGCCGGCGCTCGGCGCGCTGCTCGCGCTGCACTCGCTGGGTCTGGTGTTCCTTGGCGCGGGCATCACGCTTTTGCTCGCCGCACTTGTCATTGCGGTTTGCCTCACCGAGACGCGGCCGCCCGGTGCCGCGCCCGGCGAGGACGATGACGACGATTCGCTGCTGGTGCTGACCGCCGCGTTTCGCGATCGCCGTCTCGCGGCCCTGATGGTGCCGGTCGCGCTCATTGAACTTGCCGCGAGCTGGATCGGAGCCATCGTGCCGCTCTATGCCGAGACCGGCGGCACGCTCACGGCGTCCGGCATCGGTTTGCTGTTTGCTTACGCGGGTGCGATCGGCGTCGTGCTGCAAATGCCGATCACGCACGCGACCGAACGCATGAGGGGATCGCGCATCGTGCTGTGGGCCGGTGTGGTCCAGGCCGCTGCCTTTGCCTGCCTGTTTCTCTCGCCCGCGCTGCCGTCGCTCGTAGCCGCGGTCACGTTGCTGGCCCTGGCCGGTATGCTGACAGGGCCGCTGGTGCAGAGCATCGTGACCGAGCTCGCGCCGCGCACCGCGCAGGCGACTTACCAAGCCGCGTTCGGCGTGGTGGGCGATATCAGGGACGCTGCGGGGCCTGCGATCGGGACGTGGCTGTTCGCTTTTGCGGCCGTCCTGCCATGGGGCGCCGGTGCGGTCCTGTCGATTGCGGCGTCGCTCGGGCTTGTCTCCGTCATGCGCCGCCATGAGCAGCCAGAGGGCGTTTCGGACTCGCCGCCGAGCGATCGGTATGACGAAATGCAAAGGCCGCAGTAG
- a CDS encoding transporter substrate-binding domain-containing protein encodes MKRPAASLRFAARCLAVTALLMATGPALAQTEPAAPAPAPSPQPQAAPAIGGQVAIPGFWDPKRRPERPDMSRITVIRFMTEVDYPPFNYAGPDGNPIGFNVDLARLICEELKVQCTVQMRRFDTLLTSLAENRGDAAMASIAVTPDMRRLADFSDPYYRTPARFVTRRDSNINDVRPERLEGKEIAVVAGTAHEAFLKSLFTEADLRSYPTAEAARDALRRGDVDLMFGDGIALAFWLNGTDSQNCCAFRGGPFVESRYFGEGIGIAVKRGNDTLRQALNWALFRLWERGRFSDLWLRYFPISPF; translated from the coding sequence ATGAAACGTCCCGCGGCAAGCTTGAGGTTCGCGGCCCGTTGCCTCGCAGTGACGGCGTTGCTGATGGCCACCGGGCCGGCCCTGGCGCAGACCGAGCCTGCTGCGCCCGCGCCCGCACCATCGCCGCAACCGCAAGCGGCCCCCGCCATTGGCGGCCAGGTCGCGATCCCGGGCTTCTGGGATCCCAAGCGGCGGCCGGAGCGGCCGGACATGTCGCGCATCACCGTGATCCGCTTTATGACCGAGGTCGATTACCCGCCGTTCAATTATGCGGGGCCGGACGGCAATCCGATCGGCTTCAACGTCGACCTGGCGCGACTGATCTGCGAAGAACTCAAAGTCCAGTGCACGGTGCAGATGCGGCGCTTCGATACGCTGCTCACTTCGCTCGCGGAGAACCGTGGCGACGCCGCCATGGCTTCTATCGCGGTCACGCCGGACATGCGCCGCCTCGCCGACTTCTCCGATCCTTACTACCGGACGCCGGCGCGCTTCGTGACGCGGCGCGACTCCAACATCAACGACGTGCGGCCGGAGCGGCTCGAAGGCAAAGAGATCGCCGTGGTTGCCGGTACCGCGCACGAGGCCTTCCTCAAGAGCCTGTTCACCGAAGCTGATCTCCGCAGCTATCCGACCGCGGAAGCGGCACGCGATGCGCTGCGTCGCGGCGATGTCGATCTCATGTTCGGCGATGGCATCGCGCTGGCGTTCTGGCTGAACGGCACCGACTCGCAGAATTGCTGTGCGTTCCGCGGCGGACCGTTCGTCGAGAGCCGGTATTTCGGCGAGGGCATCGGCATTGCGGTGAAGCGTGGCAACGACACTTTGCGTCAGGCGTTGAACTGGGCGCTGTTTCGGCTCTGGGAGCGAGGCCGCTTCAGCGATTTGTGGCTGCGTTATTTTCCGATCAGCCCGTTCTGA
- a CDS encoding SGNH/GDSL hydrolase family protein has translation MARKHQSPFERTLRALVLSFLTVAAAIAVQDRAAAEAAPAPALSQPAPAPYSRDCQIGGTAIVEESALPHVAAALQNRKQIKILAIGASPIMSRRVNGGHGETMRQLLRQSVQGLDVVMINRGVSGELSAQAAVRIKNEVALTGPDLVLWQVGTNDALAYVPLDEFENTVEDTLAWLKEHKVDVVLVGLQYVGQMVWDDNYRAVRDLLRKIAAKENVMIVRRYEAQQFLDRAESGGGGLVPDEFERSEAGYICLAQYMARAITLGIFGHKLKAMMSPSAAGPSAVPSPAPAPPSEPQR, from the coding sequence ATGGCGCGAAAGCATCAAAGCCCGTTCGAGCGCACGCTCCGTGCTCTCGTCCTGAGCTTCCTGACGGTGGCCGCTGCAATCGCGGTCCAGGACCGCGCTGCGGCGGAAGCCGCGCCTGCGCCCGCTCTGTCGCAGCCTGCACCGGCGCCTTACTCGAGGGATTGCCAGATCGGCGGCACCGCGATCGTCGAGGAGTCGGCGCTGCCCCACGTCGCTGCCGCCCTGCAGAACCGCAAGCAGATCAAGATTCTCGCAATCGGCGCCTCGCCGATCATGAGCCGCCGCGTCAACGGCGGCCATGGCGAGACCATGCGGCAACTCCTGAGGCAGTCGGTCCAGGGCCTCGACGTGGTGATGATCAACCGCGGCGTGTCCGGCGAGCTGTCGGCGCAGGCCGCCGTTCGCATCAAGAACGAGGTGGCGCTGACCGGGCCCGACCTGGTGCTGTGGCAGGTTGGAACCAACGACGCGCTGGCCTATGTGCCGCTCGACGAGTTCGAGAACACGGTCGAGGACACGCTCGCCTGGCTGAAGGAGCACAAGGTCGATGTGGTGCTGGTCGGGTTGCAATATGTCGGCCAAATGGTGTGGGACGACAATTACCGCGCGGTGCGCGATCTCCTTCGCAAGATAGCGGCCAAGGAGAATGTTATGATCGTGCGCCGTTACGAGGCGCAGCAGTTCCTGGATCGGGCCGAGAGTGGGGGCGGCGGGCTCGTGCCCGACGAGTTCGAACGCAGCGAAGCCGGCTACATCTGTCTCGCCCAATATATGGCCCGGGCCATCACACTCGGTATTTTCGGCCATAAGCTGAAGGCCATGATGTCGCCGTCCGCCGCGGGGCCGTCCGCCGTTCCGTCGCCCGCGCCGGCGCCGCCGTCCGAACCCCAGCGCTGA
- a CDS encoding lysine--tRNA ligase — MSLTETAPSLREVAEQSNAWPFEEARKIVARLKKQPKDEVIFETGYGPSGLPHIGTFGEVARTTMVRHAFRVLTDDKIKTRLIAFSDDMDGLRKVPDNVPNKEMLAEDLGKPLTKVRDPFGTHPSFGEHNNARLRAFLDTFGFEYEFYSSTQCYKSGRFDASLLKLLENFDAVMNIMLPSLREERAQTYSPFLPIDPRTGVVLQVPVLAHDAKRGTITYEEPGTNERFTVPVTGGRCKLQWKPDWAMRWVALGIDYEMAGKDLIDSVKLSGEICRALGGTPPEGFNYELFLDEKGQKISKSKGNGLTIDEWLRYASPESLSLFMYREPKAAKRLYFDVIPRNVDDYQQFLDGYEKQEAKHRLSNPVWHIHSGKPPKVDAPISFSMLLTLVSSSNAENADTLWGFIRRYRPGVTPQTHPKLNEAVHYAINYFRDFVLPEKKFREPSQEERKALLDLRDALSNLPATATAEEVQDVLYDVGRRPPFLDEKKKAKDGKPGVSLDWFNMLYQVLLGQEKGPRFGSFVAVYGLKNTIDMIDGALARSA; from the coding sequence ATGTCCTTGACTGAAACCGCCCCCTCGCTGCGCGAAGTGGCCGAGCAATCCAACGCCTGGCCGTTCGAGGAGGCGCGCAAGATCGTCGCGCGCCTGAAAAAGCAGCCCAAGGATGAAGTGATCTTCGAGACCGGCTATGGCCCCTCGGGCCTGCCCCATATCGGCACCTTCGGCGAGGTGGCGCGCACCACCATGGTCCGTCACGCCTTCCGGGTGCTGACCGACGACAAGATCAAGACCCGGCTGATCGCGTTTTCGGACGACATGGACGGGCTCCGCAAGGTTCCCGACAACGTGCCGAACAAGGAAATGCTCGCGGAGGATCTCGGCAAGCCGCTGACGAAGGTGCGCGATCCGTTCGGCACGCATCCGTCGTTCGGCGAGCACAACAACGCGCGGCTCCGCGCCTTCCTCGACACCTTCGGCTTCGAGTACGAGTTCTACTCCTCGACGCAGTGCTACAAGTCCGGCCGCTTCGACGCGTCGCTGTTGAAGCTCCTTGAGAACTTCGACGCCGTGATGAACATCATGCTGCCGTCGCTGCGCGAGGAGCGGGCGCAAACCTATTCGCCGTTTCTCCCGATCGATCCCCGCACCGGCGTGGTGCTTCAGGTGCCGGTGCTGGCGCATGACGCCAAGCGTGGCACGATCACCTATGAAGAGCCGGGGACGAACGAGCGCTTCACCGTTCCGGTCACCGGCGGCCGCTGCAAGCTGCAATGGAAGCCGGACTGGGCGATGCGCTGGGTGGCGCTCGGCATCGACTACGAAATGGCCGGTAAGGACCTGATCGACTCGGTGAAGCTCTCCGGCGAGATCTGCCGGGCGCTCGGCGGCACGCCGCCCGAAGGCTTCAACTACGAGCTCTTCCTCGACGAGAAGGGCCAGAAGATCTCCAAGTCGAAGGGCAACGGCCTCACCATCGATGAGTGGCTGCGTTACGCGAGCCCCGAGAGCCTGTCGCTGTTCATGTATCGCGAGCCGAAGGCTGCGAAGCGGCTGTACTTCGACGTCATCCCGCGCAACGTCGACGACTATCAGCAGTTCCTCGACGGCTACGAGAAGCAGGAAGCCAAGCACCGGCTCTCCAATCCGGTGTGGCACATCCATTCCGGCAAGCCACCGAAGGTCGACGCTCCGATCTCGTTCTCGATGCTGCTGACGCTCGTGTCTTCGTCGAATGCCGAAAACGCCGACACGCTGTGGGGTTTCATCCGACGCTACCGGCCGGGCGTGACGCCTCAGACCCATCCGAAGCTCAACGAAGCGGTGCACTACGCCATCAACTACTTCCGCGACTTCGTGCTGCCGGAAAAGAAATTCCGCGAGCCGAGTCAGGAGGAGCGCAAGGCGCTGCTCGATCTGCGCGACGCGCTGTCGAACCTGCCGGCCACGGCGACCGCCGAAGAGGTCCAGGACGTGCTCTACGACGTCGGCCGCCGCCCGCCGTTCCTCGACGAGAAGAAGAAGGCCAAGGACGGCAAGCCCGGCGTCTCGCTCGACTGGTTCAACATGCTCTATCAGGTGCTGCTCGGCCAGGAGAAGGGCCCGCGCTTCGGCTCGTTCGTCGCAGTCTACGGCCTGAAGAACACCATCGACATGATCGACGGCGCGCTGGCGCGGTCGGCGTAG
- a CDS encoding SCO family protein has product MNEPNLAMHPRTTRILLVLSAFVAGLVFFSTVVFLVTGKSPAPVAMPSAVGGPFALVDQDNKPITDKDMAGHPFLVFFGFTHCPDVCPTTLFDVSEVFRALGSDKQVRALFITVDPERDTPTVMKDYLSSFDPRITGATGDDASIAAAIKAYRVYAKKVPLDGGGYTMDHTALVYLMGKDGRFVMPFNMKRRPNEAAEDLKRYL; this is encoded by the coding sequence ATGAACGAGCCCAATTTGGCCATGCATCCGCGAACCACCCGCATCCTTCTCGTGCTCAGCGCTTTCGTTGCGGGCCTGGTGTTCTTTTCCACGGTCGTGTTCCTCGTCACGGGCAAAAGCCCGGCGCCGGTTGCGATGCCATCGGCGGTCGGCGGGCCGTTTGCGCTGGTCGATCAGGACAACAAGCCGATCACCGACAAGGACATGGCGGGCCATCCGTTCCTGGTGTTCTTCGGCTTCACCCATTGCCCGGATGTCTGCCCGACCACGCTGTTCGACGTGTCTGAGGTGTTCCGCGCGCTCGGGTCCGACAAACAGGTGAGGGCGCTGTTCATCACCGTCGACCCCGAGCGCGATACGCCGACGGTGATGAAGGACTATCTGTCGAGCTTTGATCCGCGGATCACCGGCGCCACCGGCGACGACGCGTCCATCGCTGCGGCCATCAAGGCCTATCGGGTCTATGCCAAGAAGGTGCCGCTCGACGGCGGCGGCTACACCATGGACCACACCGCCCTTGTCTACTTGATGGGCAAGGACGGCCGCTTCGTCATGCCGTTCAACATGAAGCGCCGGCCGAACGAGGCTGCCGAGGATTTGAAGCGCTATCTCTGA
- a CDS encoding OpgC family protein gives MSGPARSVVAKDRGTDQRNKRPPNPVDFWRGLALVFIFINHIPGTYYTRFTHADYSISDSADLFVFLAGWALRYVVGPPERQQSAWYLMLRLEGRAFTLYAAQILITMMAIAMLAGTALWTDNPLLLEWLNAAAVFQDPIATHVGLALLTHQLGYFNILPLYVVLMMIAPFFVLIDRYATPLLLPVSLGIYCIALGFSITIPTWPVEGEWFFNPFAWQLIFVLGFVIARKDSDIGSFARRNIFVLRIVAVPIVVFGAYVTVAFWWPDPTALPNPKLFFILSKSYESPPRVIQFLALIALFSVTYPTIARYAPGLVRFLSMLGRNSLYVFCVGSVLSLAGQIVRFLHRGNFYSDTAVIFCGILLMALTAWLPEWRESIKARSSARSVLSS, from the coding sequence ATGTCGGGACCGGCCCGTTCCGTTGTGGCGAAAGACCGCGGCACCGATCAGCGCAACAAGCGCCCGCCCAACCCGGTCGATTTCTGGCGCGGCCTCGCGCTGGTTTTCATCTTCATCAATCATATCCCCGGCACCTACTACACGCGGTTCACCCACGCCGATTACTCGATCTCGGATTCGGCCGACCTGTTCGTGTTCCTCGCCGGCTGGGCATTGCGCTATGTGGTCGGCCCGCCCGAGCGCCAGCAGTCGGCCTGGTATCTGATGCTGCGTCTCGAAGGCCGTGCTTTTACGCTCTACGCAGCCCAAATCCTGATCACCATGATGGCGATCGCGATGCTGGCCGGCACCGCGCTGTGGACCGACAACCCGCTGCTGCTCGAATGGCTGAACGCCGCGGCGGTGTTTCAGGACCCGATCGCCACGCATGTGGGCCTCGCGCTGCTCACCCACCAGCTCGGCTATTTCAACATCCTGCCGCTCTATGTGGTGCTGATGATGATCGCGCCATTCTTCGTGCTGATCGATCGTTATGCCACGCCGCTGCTGCTGCCGGTGTCGCTTGGGATCTACTGCATCGCGCTTGGCTTCAGCATCACCATCCCGACCTGGCCGGTGGAAGGCGAATGGTTCTTCAATCCGTTCGCATGGCAGCTCATTTTCGTGCTGGGCTTCGTCATCGCTCGCAAGGACAGCGACATCGGCAGTTTTGCGCGGCGCAACATCTTCGTTCTGCGGATTGTTGCAGTGCCCATCGTGGTGTTCGGCGCATATGTGACGGTGGCGTTCTGGTGGCCGGACCCGACCGCGCTACCGAACCCGAAGCTGTTCTTCATCCTGAGCAAATCCTACGAATCGCCGCCGCGGGTCATTCAATTCCTGGCATTGATCGCGCTGTTCTCAGTGACTTACCCCACCATCGCGCGGTATGCGCCAGGCCTGGTCAGATTCCTGTCGATGCTCGGCCGCAACTCGCTTTATGTGTTCTGCGTTGGCTCGGTGCTCAGTCTTGCGGGACAAATCGTACGCTTCCTGCACCGCGGCAATTTTTACAGTGACACCGCGGTGATCTTCTGCGGTATCTTGCTGATGGCACTCACGGCATGGCTTCCGGAATGGCGCGAAAGCATCAAAGCCCGTTCGAGCGCACGCTCCGTGCTCTCGTCCTGA